The genomic DNA TGTAGCAGACAACCCTGGTTTTGCAAAGTGTGAAAGATGTCACACAGTGAcagaccaaaaccaaaaaacaatatTCCCAAAACCAAAATAGTGCACTATCACCAATTGATGTTTTCCCCCTTttattcttcttcctcttcccttcttcttcatctttctcaCCGTATTCATAAACTTGCCCAAAAAAACTCAACTAAAAACTACCACTAGAAAATCAAGCAGATGTAAAAATAAAGGATTAAAAGTTAAAGGATGAAtgtaatttgaataaaaaaaaacatggtttaGGCATTTGTAATGAGCAAGAgcaaaagtttaaaaataaagGATGAATGTACTTTAAtgttaaaagtttttttatggTAATCTTTGTTCAATTAATCTTGACTTTTATGCCAGATATTGAAATCATCAAGAATCGAGCAAAAGTACACTACagactatcaatttttttttttagcaacacAGATTATCAATGTTAAAGTACAGAGTCAAGTTTTGAACTATGCAGATGGTGCTgatgattaataataattaactaACATCTCAACGAATAGCACTTGTGAAGTTAGTAAACAATAATACAACCAGAAGAACTTTGAGCTCCGTGAGGGTTTCAACAGCAGAGATAAAAAAGCACAACAAAATAACCCTCCTGATACTAGAATTGATGTTCAATCAGTCCCCACTTGCACATCCCTTGCAACCACAATGGACGCACTCTATAACCTTCTCCTCCCTAAGTTGTTTTGGTACTCTGCACACACAAGTGGTGGCAAAATTGTGATCGCGTGGCTGCATGCACCTCAAGCAACATAGACGTTCATAACCAGGCTGcagtttaaaaacaaaaacatgttatTTAAGTACTCAAAACCAAGAGAacatagtaataataatacacAGTTAGGTTAATTAACAGAAGGCAAGATGAGGGTGGCAGACAATAATTATATGTGAGTTTCGGAATATTTCAATAATTGTTGCTAGGAAATAACTATGACCTCATAACATCTTAGGAAAAGCCAAACTGCCCAAAGAATTGATATTTTCTCATGTCACCATAAGACTCCCATCAAACTGAAAATATGATTCTTCAATCGTATTTAGGGGATATAGTTTTACTCACAgttaagatatttatatatctAATGCACTATGATGAATACACAGTTAATCATTCTGTAAGAGCACTGCATTAGCATAGAAGCATTGGCTcacaaattttataataatcatATCATGGAGCCACAGCTAACACATGCTAAAATGCAAGAACTCATAAATATCCATTCACAATTGAAGCAGTTGAGATAAAATTCACAGTATTTAGTTTATTCATTGAATGTTGACCTGATCCTGATGGAGGGGGGAAAGATTATGGTGGAATCACCAAAATCAGTGCTTCTTGAAAACATTTCAAGAGTGAATTGATGAAACCAGCAAGTGAACTATAAAATTGTTTCAAAGATTCAAAGTTGGAATACTAGAGACCTGGGGTTGTGGGAATCTAGTGAAGCTTAAGAAAGTTAAGGAGGTTACCTCTACCAAAACTAACACATACTGTTCATTTCCGAGACTAAAATGGAGATCATACACAACACTCGGTTCGGAACCCCAAAACCATACTTTGGACAAGTTACAAATGACATGGTTTTGCCCGAAGCATAATTTTTGGCTTCACAGATGAGAAACGAACCACGTCATTACTAGTCAGAAGTACTAAGATGGAAGTTCAAGAACTTGATTACTGCTCCTGTTGTGAGGAATTATATTGTATGCTAGTTTTGGGGTAAACTATGGTGTGTGAAGATCATTCCTTAGTTTTAAATTAGAGGTATCTAATATGCAAACTACCTTTGTTGAGCAGAACTGCACGGTATGTTAGGTTTGTAGGGAAGTTACTAATGCATTTTGAGGTGACTTCTTGTGGAACAACGTTTAAGGATTATTAGAGAGCACTAGTTGTTCTGCCCGCTCAAGTAATTCTTTGAAGTTCTATAGCAAATCTATTGACAGAACAGAAACAAGGAGATTGGatttaattgctttgtgtctttagCAGTCATAAGGTGTGTGTCGTTGGAGAGAAATACTCATCTATTTAATGTGTCTTCAACCCAAAAGTATATATAGAATCAAGTTAACCTCTTCCTTCATTACAGTCAGTCTCGGATTTGGATTTCTCACTTACCTCCTAGTCAAACTTATTCTACGTTTTCTCAAatgaaattggaaaaaaaatatacaaaaacagAAGTactttcatataaaatatcTCACAATACATACCTTCTTCCATTTTGCGATTAGATTGCGATCAGCATATCCTTGATCCAAACAGAATTCATACAATTCTTTAGAAATTTCCTTCCTCCGATGGTAAAGGTCAAACACATAGCGACTCTTCTGGTGTGCAATTTTAAATATAGGCCATAAAGTCTCgcattttctttttccatcaTGTGGATCATTCTCAGCTGCCACATAAAAGACATGACAAAAAATTACTACCATAGATTTCAGaattaaatttctttaaaaaaataaaataaaatctagtaAGACATATAGTATAATGTAACAGTTAAAATATCCCAACCTTCCCTCATCTTTCCTTGAAGTTCGCGGAGTGTCGGCTCAATTAACTCCCAGCCTTCTGGGTATTTAACTCGGTTGGTCTTTACTTTCGGCATTTTTTATCTGTCAAAGGACAACATGAACTACAAGGGTCAGTGTTTCCAACATTCTACCAAGCAACAAGCTATGAAGTAAGTAGATAAACAAAAATCACTTAAAAAACAAGTTAATTACAATTACAAAGCTCAAAATTAACTCAATGAAGACGAACGGTACTTTCTACAGTGATAATATTTATACTGAAGCTAGGTATGAAAATATTGGAAAAATGAAcaagaataaatttttataatgaaataatttatttacgAAACGAAAAAGCAAAAGTTAGTAAAATTAGGGAAATTGGAAGCACAAATTATGCAATTGAAACCAAAGGgtaaagaaatatgaaaattaaactagGAAATCGAAGGTGAGTGATGGAGAATTTGGTAACGCAATCAAAGTAACAGAGCAGTAGTGAGATTGTAGCTAAATGAATCTGAAAACCCTAGCATGgtgaaaaagataagagaacTAACCTCACGATCCGCGGTGGATAAAGACGGTGGTGTTGATCGGGGCGTCGCGGGCGTAGGCAAAATAGAAGAGAAGTTAGCTCTGCAGTTTTCAAATTAATCGCTTAATCTTTAAAAGTTGTAAAGGTAGGACCAAACCATCGAATTTGTCCGGTTTTATAAGTGGAGTGAATAGGTTTTTTCGTCTTCAATTTTTACACCAAACAATTTCGTGTTAAGTCTCACCATTAACGATGATGACCTAGAATGTTAAACGTTAACATGGATTGTCAACTCAGATGCCACATATTCaaagatgaaattgatgaaaaaataatttattttattttttggactttttttttaaagaaagtcgTTATAAATTGTTACATTGTTAAATTAATCCttgaattattgattaaaatatgATCCCTGAATTATGTCAATCCATATCAAATCGAtccttgattatttatttaaactatCAAAAGTGATCCCTCATGATGTCCAAGGATGCTTATGTTTTCCCAATCAACTGGATGGAGAGATTTCGCGGTACAAATAACTTCGGAGTTTGTGACTACTATTTAAAAGTAACAAACAACtatacatttaattttaatcaaaataatcaaaatcaaaatttcatgaaaaatgTTGTTTATAACTTACACGCATGAGTCAAGTGAACATCCTTATGTATTGATGGACGAATTGACAATTGCAATAAATAGTAACAAGTAATAAAATAGTGAGTTACTGTCTCCATAAGGATTGTCGTTTAACTTGGTAATTAGCAAAATTTATtagaagtaaataaaaatagaaaaaattatagtGGTTGCATGGTTATAATCTACCCGATGTGAGACTCAATTCGTTTGATTCAGACGTGTAACGACAATTTAAGAATCGTTGAATCTCCCTtccatttttattgaaattaacGTTGTTAATCATTAGTTTATGACATGTCTTTTGATTTAAGAAAGTAAAATTATGACGTTGTGATATAACAGTGGAGGTTTTAGTTTTATTGTTATATCACCGTAATTCAACCCGTTACAATCGTGATGTTGCCTTAAGATGAGTCAAAACCATGAATTCATACTTAGATTCAATTAAAAGAGACGGGAGTAGGTTTGTCAATCTTGCAACCCACATAGAgatcaatttcttttttggtttaaaaGAGGCATTAGAGAACATACATATACAATTTAAATCCGAAAATTAAATCATAAACTGGAtgaaaaactttattaattgaatccaacaaataaaaagGGGTTTGTCGTGGAACCCTAATCAATAGTGTGCAAAACTCTATATTTATTGTGCATAATTGCTTATTGATCAAGAGATGATATCTGGTTTTGTTGTCTCTGATCCTGCTTGGAAAACGAGCTAAAACTGCACTTTTCCCGTACTCGTGCGCAGGGGACGACCCCCAAAGTCGTCTCATGCGCAGGGGTACACGGGGCAACAACTCCAAGGCGAATTTTGCACTTTTCATCCTTTTTCAAGCGTTCTTCCATCTTGAAATGCCTTGGAACTTAGGATGAAATTTTCCTAACTTGTACTGTCTTCAAAAACCTCCTAATAACCATTGATTTTCATTCTCCATACCCTCAATCCTCCACGTGATGTCTTGTTTTGTCGATTTACCTgatttctccaaaaaaaaagactcaaaacacaTGTGGAGTTGCATGATTTAGGATAAAAATGAATTACAATGACTCGAgtaaaaacaatacaaaatgtaCCTAAAACCTTTGACAACTCCTTTGAATGACTTTTTATTTACCTTcaaatacaaagaaaataacaaaaaaacataacataaaatatcatatgatacTTTGTTATCCCGtatatatagtttttctttACCGTATAGATCACACACATTTGTTTCAGACGATTCTCCGATATATTgatagaattattttatttatactcAATATTGTAGAACCAAATGTGTTGTTTATAACATAACTGCAATCTTTATCTCTATTATAAACATTtgcactattttatttttgatagtACACGTGGCAACCTATTAGTGAAAGGCTGATTTAACGTTATCTCTCATGTACACACAAGATATGAAAGAGTTtataatagaaaagaaaaaaaaagaggaattgGAATTTGATTAGTTAACAGAAAATGTTGTGTGCAAAAAGTCATAATTTGAGAGGAGTATTTAATGCACCAATGTTTTCTTTTATGTAcacaataaatatgaaaaagttTATAATAGAAACAACAGTCATAATTTGGTGAATTAACCTAAAATGTTATCTCTATTTGATAGGAGTATTTAATGCACCATAATTTCAATCAAAAGTTTACATATGAAATTAGTTTGATGTGCTTAATTTAGGACTTTAATTTGCCATATATGTTGCACATAATTGATGGAAGGAAACGTGTATTGCATATGCATAGTGCAAATAGGTCAACGGCAAACTTATGATTGGTAagctttaaaaaaacaaaaaaaaaaattaatatattttgattaatagTTAAGATATGATCTCAAATTAAATGTTGTTATTTTACGAAATTATCCTGAAAAATCTGctataaattagatatgttggTTAGCAGTTTATTcacatcacaacttcaagtttgcggttgtttttctttctatttcgtttgtttttctttgtgtCATCTTCGTATCGCTCTCTACAATCCAATTGTCTCCGAAAATCGACTTCGTTTCTGATATATCCCCTTCAAAAGAAAGTTGATATATCTAGGTTCGAGTCGTTCGACTTTGGTTCGTTAGGGATATGAACAAGGACAAACTTCCTTACCCCTTGAAGATGGTTCTAATGGACAATAAGGTTGTTtaaccccaatttttttttatatatttttatatacgCTTTTATATTAGATCGTTTTTTTTTGTTCGTCTGTCTTTTGCAACATACGACAACCCTTTctcatttaatgttttcttatcatccaatcaaattgaattatgactcatttgtttttttattagctaATCAAGACGGACCATGACTCGTTTAGTTTTCAccaaccaatcaaaattgattacGCAATGATTTTAAcactttgtttttcattattttcacgTGTCTCTTCCCCCCATAATTTTTTTCGTAAAAACAagtattttatgtgttttaaaaGCATATAAGATTAATCACTTGGTTGTAGATCATggggttgattttcttttttatttgtatctaATTGTTTATTGTTAATGCTACTTTCTCAGGGTTCCATTGGAGAGCACGTGTCTACGTTCTACGACTTCAAGAtgttcaacatcaacaatataatttttagtcAAGGCAATGTTTTGTATTTGATATAGGATCAATATGTTAGAGTTTAGATATCTTaggttaatttttaatgaattgatatgtCGAAAAGCTAATCTCAATAAATCGATTTGGCCTTTATCTATATTCATTTTATGAATATTTGTCTTGCACAATGGGTATATTACACATGAAATCTTATTTGATGAATCTTAATTGATGCTTTTAAACACATCTTCGGACATGTTAAACATCACCGTAAAGGTTGCATACAATTGGTTCACATCATCTAAGTTGgacaaacattttttaataagaagACATATTAACATCGTCCTGTTTTACTATGACTGTTTTTCTCTTATCATAGTTTCTTCAATAAAATGAATGTATCAAAAGCTTCAATTAATTCCAAAAATAGCTTCCATTTGCAAGCAATTTCATGCACCATTTcaatcaaaaacatttttttttaatcttttgtcTCAATGTCATGtcttttttttgtctttctaaATTTCATGTATTTGGTATTTTTAACAAGGCAAAATGAATTATACTAACACGAAAGTTTCAAGTATTTGTATAATTAATaacttaataattaatataattctcAAATATTAGTTTCTTTTATTAAGGATAACAACGATAAAACAATTTAAGAGTAATTGatgtcatttaaattaaaatgattttataaaggTCAAAATGTGTCATGTAATTATTTAGAATGAAAATGCCTTGATCGATGGATCTgacggaaaaagaaaaaaatgatagtgTTAATTTTAACCCCTAATTAAAGGAAACaactaaaccaaaaaaatatgaaaacaaataaaaatagaagtatattataacaaataaatcGAAGACATTTAAAATTCCAATAGTTCATGTTTTAATCTGTATAAAAAAACTGAATTATTTGAATCTTTTAACCATTTCTATTAATGTTTTATATTCAATTCTTTTAAGAGAAtatttaatttacaaaaaaagtttttgacaaattttcaaaaaaatatttgtcattaaattttgaaattttatatttatataatttaaaataattaaattttatgtgtCATTTGAATTGAGTTGATTCTATAAATATTAGACTTTGTCGTTTAATAGGTCAGACAAAAAAAGTTAAACGTTCTTTAAATAAGATTCTTAATTGTAGCCTTAAATTAAacgaaatagttttttttaaattatattgcaaataaaaaatgatgtacTCTCgaaatttaaataattgaggTTACTTAGAAAAAACTATtgaatactttattttttttaaataaactaaaaacaaaaatattttaagttttttatcattgtttcacatccaatttttaaaaaataatatttcatatacttaaaaaaattatcgctaaattttcaaaaataaaatatcattaaatttcGAATACttcaatttgaataatttaatattttcctttttttgtgatttttttatgttattaagtATAAtcatgataaaataaattaagagtcATTAATATGACCATTCAAATTGAAATGTTTCTATTAAATGTCTCATTTATTGGATcagatgaaaataatattatttaaatgatatcattatatgaTATCATATGTTGAATCACTATTTTTGctattaatactaataataacatTCCTAATCATGGTTGGTTCGGCTAATAACGAGTTGACTCAACCTCAAGGGCGTGGATTCAAACCCCACTATTGGTGTGATGATAATAGGGAGTAACTTTGTAAGTGCTTATTGAGTCATGAGACATATCTTGATCTTGATGTGTCCTCCAGAGTCTAACTCacctaaatattttataataaaaatgacattttttttaaatttgtaaattgtagattatgatagtaGTCTTTGAAAAGCCTCAATTAAAGAGAATCAgcaaactattttcaaaattaataatatggATGATTAACCTCAATTaaagtgaaaatattttatgaaagtttgtgcatttattgcattgaaaattgaagtctttatgttatctttttcaaataatttcttatgaatgcttaaagagtgtctcgactcgttaacaagactctATCTCCGCCTATATTATCCGTTTACTTACTCGTTACCCTATTCAAATACAATGGATATGAGAAATTAAATCACATCCCCCTCTTCATGAGTTTATGTATCCCCGCCTTATCCCCGTACCCGCaacgaatattttttttattgaaaaacaagtTTATCCAGCCTAGAATGCAATGTTGTAACGTATTATCCAATAATATGTTTACTTTAACTTTTCATTGACCAAATAATATGGTTGCTCCTTCAAATATCTATGATAATTTTTATAACATGTCaattattaaacaaaacaaacatgttttctttaaaaaaatgtcaattgtaACCAAAAGAAATGTCAATTATTAAACCGGATAACATGACATACCGAATAAATAGAGTAATAGAGTAATTTCGACATTCAAGAAAAAGTTTGGGTATAGATTTGGAGTTGATACATATATTCTCATTACATGTCTCATACCCCGTGTTTTGAAACCGGGAaaaactcaaaccaacacaCAAACCTAGTCAAGACGGAGAAAACCCGTCAAATCAAGGTGGGTTTTAACAGGTACTCGTTGGCACGGGGTTTGATGCCATGCCTATTTACCATatgtgtatttaattttttataatatttttttggattaaatatgtttatggtcctataaatatactaacttttcgttttagttctaaaaaaatttgttagacttttagtccctcaaaagtTTTTAATCACCGCTTTTGGTCCATATTTTTTAGTCAACTCACGTctatccttcatatttttaatacaattttccACAAATGTGTACAATATTATCacaatctctaaaaaaaagatatatttttttaacaaaacattgattaaacataattttttttaagcaccaaaaacacaaaaattcatatttaattcatattttgttaaatctctttattttttggaaGAGTTTTTCATAATATTGTACcaatttatgaaaaatttcattaaaacatATGAAGACTAGACACAAATGACTAAAAACTAGGGACAAATATTGCGATAAAAAACTTTTGGGAGACTAAAagacaaacaaattttttaaagagattaaaataaaaaaatggatatatttACATACactaaaaatacatttaacatgtattatttttcaaaaataaaaagttattttaaacaTTCACCGGTGCAAAATTTCCAAATTTACtagatctattttttttttaaggaaaattcaCTAGATAATGACAATGTTCAATGATAATGACAATTTTTATAACATGTCAATtattaaaccaaataacatggcATATCAAATAAAAGACGTAATTTTGCATAATATTTGATGggttaaatattgttttgatcCTATGAATACactaacttttcattttagtctccCAAATTTTTTGTTAGACATTTAATCCCTTAAAAGTTTTCCAtcaccacttttggtccctattttttaGTCAACTCATatctatttttcatattttttaatgaaattttccaGAAATAAGTGTAGAATATTATGACAatatctcccaaaaaaattgatttttgtaacaaacatgaattaaatatgactttttttttttatatttttggtgtttaaaaattcatatttaattaatgttttgttaaaaaaattatttttttcaaagactGTCATAATATCCTAcccttctataaaaaaaaaatcattaaaaaatatgaaggctAGACAAAAATCGATACAAGGTTACAGATGGTTCAAGAAACAGTTTTTTAAACTTAACTCCCTCATCCAATGCAATACTCACATCCCCTGATACATAAGCAGCTTCCTTCAAAAAGTTTGTACCGAAGTCTTCAAATTTTTTCTCATGGAACATGCAAATTGAACTGTGAGGAAGTCGATACAAGGCTACGGATGGTTCGAGAAACAGTTTTTTAAACTTAACTCCCTCATCCAATGCAACACTCACATCCCCtgaaaaagttttttaacaattttttaaactttttgaaGGAAGTTGCTAATGACCGAAAAAATAGGGATCAATAGTGGTGATGAAAAATTCTTGAAGGCCTAaaagtttaacaaaaaatttacaaagacCGAAAAATAggaatcaaaaacatatttaacccatattttttacatgaataaaaagttattttaatgTACCAAATTGAACTGTACAAAATCACATGTAACCTGTTGATAATCATTGTCTCAtgcacaaatattatttattgtttgacttgaaaagttaatatattctttattaatattaataattaatagatattaatatcaatgtattttttttatagtcatAAGTATTTTCAAAGtccttttcaaaaacaaaaaaaaaatgtatttttaaattcatttaaaatgatattttttttaaagaaggatATAAATGATAGATTGTGATTGGTTAAATAGTTTCTTACGGTCTATGTATGTCTAAATTGTTGATAAGAGTTTAACTCAATTACATTCTGATGTAGtgctaacattttttttaacaaaataaaatgatatttattcattcatattgATAGAGTATATTATTCAACATTACTGAAAACGTAAATGATAAATTTACAACTAAACTCACAACATCAAAGTGTATATAACGATAAATTACCTACgaataataatatgataaaattaaagtgatcaGAATACACATGTCTTCAAATCTTTAGGAGATGTCGAGTGCTTAACTCACATAAactattttctataaaaaaaaaaaaaaatatttacatatatacTAAGTATTTTTTAGGGAGATATATACTAAGTATGAAAaatctctcaatttttttttactaagtatgaaaataaaattcatttccAAATTTACTAGATCTATCTATATCCATTTACAATGTACACATTtaggggtgtattggattgagattttaatggattttaaaagactttttcgttttaaaaaagtcttgtggtattcaatcaaaatttttaaggaatgtaaaacatttttgtggtattcaattaggattttcaagattttttaatgagtccaaTAAAATCCGGTCgtattcaattaagattttgtacaacttaaaaattgtctatTGGTATTCAAAATATTACGGATTTTATTAGATTGTTGTGAGTAATGGATTTTATGAGACTTTTTAGTGTAAAATCTACCTACTAACACTCTCACAACTAGCCTCAAGACTTTTCGGTCTCCCCCTTGAGATTTTTTTAGAAGATAcatatacacttttttttggtctaatttgttgttatgttttagTCTGATTCTTTCTATACCGTGTTTTTTACACTCCAAtttctcgttttttttttctttcgtccaatttgttttatttttaaacaattcattgttattattttattttattttatgatttgttgTTACATTTTCTTTCCACAATTGTTTCACTTATATTATTTGGTTATATtgattaatcattttctttt from Medicago truncatula cultivar Jemalong A17 chromosome 8, MtrunA17r5.0-ANR, whole genome shotgun sequence includes the following:
- the LOC11409732 gene encoding protein BUD31 homolog 2 is translated as MPKVKTNRVKYPEGWELIEPTLRELQGKMREAENDPHDGKRKCETLWPIFKIAHQKSRYVFDLYHRRKEISKELYEFCLDQGYADRNLIAKWKKPGYERLCCLRCMQPRDHNFATTCVCRVPKQLREEKVIECVHCGCKGCASGD